The proteins below come from a single Salvelinus alpinus chromosome 18, SLU_Salpinus.1, whole genome shotgun sequence genomic window:
- the LOC139544211 gene encoding ectoderm-neural cortex protein 1-like — protein MKMSVCVHENRKSRASTGSMNIYLFHKSSYADSVLMHLNTLRQQRLFTDVLLHAGSRSFPCHRAVLAACSRYFQAMFSGGLRESQASEVDFRDSIHPEVLELLLDYAYSSRVVINEENAESLLEAGDMLEFQDIRDACAEFLERNLHPSNCLGMLLLSDAHQCTKLSELSWGMCLSNFPAICKTEDFLQLPKDMVVQLLSHEELETEDERLVYEATLNWVNYDLERRHCHLPELLQTVRLALLPAIFLMENVSTEELINAQLKSKELVDEAIHCKLKILQNDGVVNSPCARPRKTSHALFLLGGQTFMCDKLYLVDQKAKEIIPKADIPSPRKEFSACAIGCKVYVTGGRGSENGVSKDVWVYDTVHEEWSKAAPMLIARFGHGSAELKHCLYVVGGHTAGTGCLPASPSVSLKQVEQFDPAANKWTMVAPLREGVSNAAVVSVKLKLFAFGGTSVTHDKLPKVQCYDPQENCWMVPASCPQPWRYTAAAVLGNQIFVMGGDTEFSACSAYKFSSDTYQWTKVGDVTAKRMSCQAVASGNKLYVVGGYFGTQRCKTLDCYDPTLDAWNSITTVPYSLIPTAFVSTWKHLPA, from the exons ATGAAAATGTCTGTGTGCGTCCATGAGAACCGCAAGTCGCGTGCCAGCACTGGCTCCATGAACATCTACCTGTTCCACAAGTCGTCGTACGCCGACAGCGTCCTGATGCACCTGAACACACTGCGGCAGCAACGTCTCTTCACCGATGTCCTCCTCCACGCCGGGAGCCGCTCTTTCCCCTGCCACCGTGCCGTGCTGGCCGCCTGCAGCCGCTACTTCCAG GCTATGTTCTCTGGAGGTCTCCGGGAAAGCCAGGCCAGCGAGGTTGACTTCAGGGACTCCATCCACCCTGAGGTCCTGGAGCTGTTATTAGACTACGCCTACTCCTCTCGCGTGGTCATCAACGAGGAGAATGCAGAGTCTCTCCTGGAGGCCGGGGACATGCTGGAGTTCCAGGACATCCGGGACGCCTGCGCCGAGTTCCTGGAGAGGAACCTGCACCCGTCCAACTGCCTGGGCATGCTGCTGCTGTCCGACGCCCACCAGTGCACCAAGCTGTCTGAGCTCTCCTGGGGTATGTGCCTCAGCAACTTCCCCGCCATCTGCAAGACAGAGGACTTCCTGCAGCTCCCCAAAGACATGGTGGTGCAGCTCCTGTCCCACGAGGAGCTGGAGACAGAGGACGAGAGACTGGTCTATGAGGCCACCCTCAACTGGGTCAACTACGACCTGGAGAGGAGGCACTGCCACCTGCCGGAACTGCTGCAGACCGTCCGCCTGGCACTCCTCCCTGCCATCTTCCTCATGGAGAACGTGTCCACGGAGGAGCTGATCAACGCCCAGTTAAAGAGCAAGGAGCTGGTGGACGAGGCCATCCACTGCAAACTGAAGATCCTCCAGAACGACGGGGTGGTGAACAGCCCCTGCGCCCGGCCCAGGAAGACCAGCCACGCCCTGTTCCTCCTGGGAGGACAGACCTTCATGTGTGACAAGCTGTACTTGGTGGACCAGAAGGCCAAGGAGATTATCCCCAAGGCGGACATCCCCAGCCCCAGGAAGGAGTTCAGCGCGTGTGCAATCGGCTGTAAGGTCTACGTGACCGGTGGGAGGGGCTCGGAGAACGGTGTGTCCAAAGACGTGTGGGTCTATGACACCGTGCATGAGGAGTGGTCCAAGGCAGCGCCCATGCTCATCGCCCGCTTCGGCCACGGTTCAGCCGAGCTGAAACACTGCTTGTACGTGGTTGGAGGACACACGGCCGGCACCGGCTGCCTCCCCGCCTCGCCCTCGGTGTCCCTGAAACAGGTGGAGCAGTTCGACCCGGCGGCCAATAAGTGGACCATGGTGGCGCCGCTGAGGGAAGGCGTGAGCAACGCGGCGGTGGTCAGCGTCAAGCTGAAACTCTTCGCCTTCGGCGGCACCAGCGTCACCCACGACAAACTTCCCAAGGTGCAGTGCTACGATCCGCAGGAGAATTGCTGGATGGTTCCCGCCTCCTGCCCGCAGCCCTGGCGCTACACTGCCGCCGCCGTCCTCGGCAATCAGATCTTTGTGATGGGCGGGGACACAGAGTTCTCGGCGTGCTCGGCCTATAAGTTCAGCAGCGATACCTACCAGTGGACTAAAGTGGGAGACGTGACGGCTAAGAGGATGAGCTGCCAGGCCGTAGCGTCAGGAAACAAACTGTATGTGGTGGGGGGCTACTTTGGCACACAGCGGTGTAAGACTCTGGACTGTTATGACCCGACGCTGGATGCTTGGAACAGCATCACTACCGTACCCTACTCCCTCATCCCCACTGCCTTCGTCAGCACCTGGAAACATCTCCCAGCCTGA